The segment GGACATCGCATGAAGATTCTCTGTTACTTACGAAAAAATCTCCAGATTACGCGGCCAAATCAGCGCAATTCTGTGGAGTGCTCCTGAGCCTGGGTCGCACCGCGGCCAGGTCGATGAATCCGTTGCGAAGCAGTGAGTTTGTTTCTTCATCGTCTTGGGAATTCCGTTGCAATGAAAAGTCGTGGCAAGCAGGGTTTTACCCTGGTCGAGTTGTTGGTGGTGATTGCGATCATCGGCGTGTTGATCGCCCTGTTGCTGCCGGCAGTGCAGCAAGCGCGCGAAGCGGCGCGACGGATGCAATGCACCAACCACTTGAAGCAGTTAGGACTGGCGCTGCACAACTATCATGACACGTTCGGCGCGTTGCCGGCGATCAGCTACGACCACGAGGTGAACGGCGGTGATGAGACGAAGCACGCCAGTTGGAGCTGGGGAACTTGCATCCTGCCGCAGATGGAACAAAGTGCGGCCTATGACATTCTGGACCCCAGCAGTCCCGATCGATTGCACGAAGCGGTCAACAAGTCGGCAAAGTTGGCGGTGCTGCAGACGCCGATCGCATCGTGGCGTTGTCCGTCTGACGTCGGCCCGGTGCTGAACAGCCACTACACAATTAACAACGGATCGGGCAATCAAGCTCAAGACGTACAGATTGCGACGGCGAACTATCTCGGCGTGAACCATAGCGGCGACATTTGCCGAACCAACACTCCGACTTCGACCAAGAACTATCGGATCACCGGCGTCTTTGTGCCGGGAACGAACGTCCAGAAAAACAATCGCATGGTTTGCCGGCTGCGAGACGTTTTGGATGGAACGAGCAACACGGCGATGGTCGGAGAACGGACCTGGATGCTCGGGGGCGTCGAGCTGGGC is part of the Blastopirellula sediminis genome and harbors:
- a CDS encoding DUF1559 domain-containing protein — its product is MKSRGKQGFTLVELLVVIAIIGVLIALLLPAVQQAREAARRMQCTNHLKQLGLALHNYHDTFGALPAISYDHEVNGGDETKHASWSWGTCILPQMEQSAAYDILDPSSPDRLHEAVNKSAKLAVLQTPIASWRCPSDVGPVLNSHYTINNGSGNQAQDVQIATANYLGVNHSGDICRTNTPTSTKNYRITGVFVPGTNVQKNNRMVCRLRDVLDGTSNTAMVGERTWMLGGVELGAGLIYGHTGNEDIENSHNYVDGFIAVVGAGKTHINMNDTCGTACDDRDGRQGFASLHPGGAQFVFVDGSVHFVNENIDDNFGGPDDSTYERLLSCNDGQTLGTY